One genomic region from Amia ocellicauda isolate fAmiCal2 chromosome 4, fAmiCal2.hap1, whole genome shotgun sequence encodes:
- the LOC136747689 gene encoding mucin-15: MEPHWRVIAALVFALHIFTVAQSENMDLTDNLVTENMTSGPSPLASNVSPMLMTMNTQATTLNTTISPLDAGAEPPSSPTSSMETLTANGSLTMAFPSFQNTTMEPNSTATHDNATQVLDLITTPAQPDSNATDRPDLITTPAQPDWNATEGPNVTDSTVDYNATDSGENSTIQFDTPTPMPSVMPTENFSTTPEFSDSEPSFTTTFDSWNNTEPVRDLSPEYEQRRGGVALGAIIGTALGICLLGLAIYILLKNRKSRDFNHRRLYDDNFPSSDPVLRLEPSVEPLDLRYGGTSAYYNPERQGDHIQMSNFPRGKMA, encoded by the exons ATGGAGCCGCACTGGAGAGTCATCGCCGCGCTGGTCTTCGCCCTCCACATCTTCACTGTCGCACAATCAGAGAATATGGATCTGACTGACAATCTGGTGACTGAAAACATGACCAGTGGTCCTTCCCCACTAGCAAGCAACGTCTCCCCCATGCTGATGACAATGAACACTCAAGCAACGACACTGAACACGACCATATCTCCACTGGACGCTGGCGCAGAGCCGCCCTCGTCCCCCACCAGCTCGATGGAGACCCTGACCGCTAACGGCTCTCTGACGATGGCCTTCCCCAGCTTTCAAAACACCACTATGGAGCCAAACAGCACTGCCACTCACGACAACGCCACGCAGGTCCTGGACCTGATCACCACCCCTGCGCAGCCCGACTCGAACGCCACGGACCGCCCGGACCTGATCACCACCCCTGCGCAGCCCGATTGGAACGCCACGGAGGGGCCCAACGTCACGGACAGCACGGTCGACTACAACGCAACAGACAGTGGCGAAAACTCTACCATCCAGTTCGACACCCCAACCCCCATGCCCTCAGTGATGCCAACTGAAAATTTCTCCACCACGCCAGAGTTCAGTGACTCCGAGCCCTCCTTCACCACCACCTTCGATTCCTGGAACAACACTGAGCCGGTGAGAG ATCTATCACCCGAGTATGAGCAGCGCAGGGGAGGCGTGGCCCTAGGGGCCATCATCGGCACTGCGCTGGGAATCTGCCTACTGGGCCTCGCCATCTACATCCTCCTGAAGAACAGGAAGTCGAGGGACTTCAACCACCGGCGGCTGTATGATGACAACTTCCCCTCGAGTGACCCAG TTCTTCGGCTGGAACCCTCAGTGGAACCTCTCGACCTGAGATACGGAGGAACATCTGCTTACTACAACCCTGAGCGTCAAGGGGACCACATCCAAATGTCCAACTTCCCCAGAGGAAAGATGGCCTAA